A single Desulfovibrio gilichinskyi DNA region contains:
- a CDS encoding response regulator: MSVNVLLADDETGFVDALAKRLTKRGYRVQHVNSGKAAVEVLAADFSIEVVVLDVRMPEPNGLDTLHLIKKKYPAVEVIMLSAHGTPLCTMESIRWGAYKFLIKPVELDELIKTIDGAAETGRLHRQRMSAKDLQKDQA; the protein is encoded by the coding sequence ATGTCTGTGAATGTACTTTTAGCAGATGATGAGACCGGTTTTGTCGATGCGCTGGCTAAGCGTCTGACAAAACGCGGTTATAGAGTGCAACATGTAAATAGCGGAAAAGCTGCTGTAGAGGTCCTTGCCGCAGATTTCAGTATAGAGGTTGTTGTACTTGATGTTAGAATGCCTGAGCCTAACGGCTTGGACACACTTCATTTAATAAAAAAGAAGTATCCTGCTGTGGAAGTTATCATGTTGAGTGCTCACGGTACGCCGCTATGTACTATGGAAAGTATTCGCTGGGGTGCATATAAGTTTTTGATTAAGCCTGTCGAGCTAGATGAGCTGATTAAAACTATCGATGGAGCTGCTGAAACAGGGCGTTTGCATCGCCAGAGAATGAGTGCAAAAGATTTGCAGAAGGACCAAGCCTAA